GGAATGCCGTCATATCGTCAGTAGCCTCGCCTTCCGTATCACAAAGTGCAGCCGCAAAGCCTGAGATAGGGCTAGTTGTGGGCAGGTCATCCACACCTGTGTACGCCATTAGAACATCTATAGCGTCCTGAACAGCTGAGAGTTCAACGAGTTCCACTGCTGCGGGATCAGTTTGTGTCCCACCCCTGAGATGTACCACCACAGGAACAGCGATACTAGCTAAGACAGCCATGATACCGCCTGCTATGAGTAGCTCAACCAGCGTAAACCTGCGTTGCCCTTTTCCAAACCTTATCATCGGTTCTCCCTTCCTTCCACTATGTCTCCCTCGGAAACAGGCAAGGAAGCCTGTTTATTGTTTCTCTCTAGCCTTTCGGATCCTTCCTTCAGGTTATTGTCTTCTATGAATGAACCCCTCACTTCACCAACAACGGTAAATACTTCCCTGATTATTTACGTGATTCAGTATTGTTCGGTTCCTTATTGGAGATTTCCTTGAATGCCGGTGAGCTATGCTCAGCCAGGAACCGATAGAAACCGTCTCTATCTATCCGGTAATGACCCTTTGGAAGCTTGAATGCTCTCAGGTGCCCATCTTCAATCCACCGTATTACTGTCACCTTACTTACTCCACAGAGACGGGCAGCGATACCGCTCGTAATGTATTCTACCGATAAGTCTTTGTTCTCCATATTCATGTCGTCCCTCGTCAAGGTTTATTGAGCTGTAAATTATCACGATGTTTTCACTGTTAGTGTTCTTGGCGAATGTTACGATTTTATGCTAGCAAGGCTACATCACACATCTATCACAAAGAGAACCCAGCATCTCACAGAAAGATCACAGACTATGAATGTTGCAAGATGAAAAAACCGGACTGCGATAATATAGCCAGATAGTATAAAAAGACGGCGTGTTCAGATAGAAAGGATTCCTCAGGGGAGATACACGAAGGAGTGCCTTTGCCAAACTCGGAGTGTTTGTGGCCTTTGCGATTGCTTGGGGTTGTTTTTCTCTATGTCTAATTCAGTAAGATATCGGGGAACTAATGGTGCCTCTTGGCCCCACCCAAAAAAAAACTTATGTCAGATCAGGCGCACTTGCCCGATCTGACATAAGAAGATTTCTTCCGAATGGCAGTTGAGGGGTTATTCCTGGGAAGGTCGGATCAGCGCCGAAAGGCCAATCAGAAGTCCGGCTGTTAGAACGCCCCACAATAGATCTTGGAGAAGCACCGATGTATCCGGGTCTTTCGCATCGAATAGAATGCCTGCCAGAAACCCAAGGAAAAGGGCCAAAACCGCTCCGTATAAAAGCATGTTCTTGACAGGTAACGACATGATCGTCTCGGATTCTCCTGCTTTTGATGCCGCAACCAATGCAGAAAGCCCGGCCAGCACACCAGCCACGAGGATACCCCAAAGAAGCCATTCAAAGAAGACGCCGGATTCAGGGTCTTTCCCATCGAATAAGATGCCCGCTATGAATGCAATGACAATGGCAGCCATCCCGCCATATCTGAGGATCTTCTTGATCGGCAACGACTGGATCATGTGACCAACTGCCTCCATCTGCACCTTGGCCGATCCGCCACCCTTCAGGGCAGCCCCACATTTTTCACAGACAGTGCCGTCATCCTTGTTTTCCGAGCCACATTTTGGACAAAACATATTGTTCCTCCTTTTCTAGCCGAGATGGGCAAACATATGGAATAATAAGATTTCCCATACTATGCACCCTTGACCACTTATAATAGAGGAGTGACTCTCAATTGTAAAGTCCTGAGTAACTCTTTGATGATGTTCCACAATTTTACCAGAGACTCCTTAGATACCACGCAGTGATATGCTATTATACATGTTGTATGACTACCAAGCGGGTCATTGTCATCGGTGCTGGAGCCGGGGGCATGATGGCTGCATGCCGGGCGGCCGAGATGGGCGCTGACGTCCTTCTTCTGGAAAAGACCCTGTGCCCCGGTAACAAAATCCTCCTCACAGCTAACAGGCGTTGTAATCTGAGCAACACCAGAGAACTTGATGATTTCATCGCCATGTATGGCCCCAACGGCCGTTTTCTCTATCACGCTTTTCGGCACTACTTTCGCGAAGATCTACTGGCATTCTTGAAACACTATGGTGTGGAAACCAAGATCGAGGGCGATGGGCGGGTCTTTCCCGCCTCGGAGGATGCCCAAGATGTAGTCAGAGCTTTTGAAAGGTGCATGGCTGACCATAGTGTCCGTCTGGCCAAAAACATTAGAGTAGAGAGTATACTCCTTGATAAAGGCCGTGTGACAGGCGTGAAAGCAGGGGATGAGGTATACCCAACAACAACGGTTATCCTAGCAACCGGCGGCAGTTCATATCCGCAAACAGGCTCCTCTGGCGATGGGTATCGCTTGGCCTCTGCAATCGGTCATACTATCACTGCACTTCGTCCGGCACTGATTCCCCTGATAGTGTTTGAAACCCAGCGGGCGAAAAGCATGCAAGGAGTAAGTCTCAGCAATGTGCGCCTGACTGCCTATCAGTGCCCGGCGGACGCGATCGATCCCTCCCTGACCCCAACCAGCGACCGGGGGAGAGGCATCAGCGGCAAGCAGCCAGCAATCCCGATTATCGAAAGCCGCAGAGGAGAGATGATGATCACCCACTTTGGCATCAGTGGCCCCATGGTGTTACTGATGAGCCTGGCGATTGTAGACGCACTCCAAAATGGCCCGGTGAGTGTTTCCATCGATCTCTTCCCTGATCTCAACGAAAGGCAAATGCGCCAGCGATTGCAGAGCGAATTTGACCGCTACGGCAAGCGCGGATTCCGCCATCTTCTGGATGGCCTGCTGCCGAACAAAATGGTTGCTCCCTTCATCGATATGGCAGCCATCCCGCCAGAAAAGCGCAGCCATGAAATCGACGCTGAGGAACGAGAGCGATTGTTGAGCTTACTCAAGTCGCTTCGCTTCAATATCAAAGGACCGCTCTCGATAGCCGCTGCCATGGTCACGGCAGGAGGCGTTTCTCTTAAAGAAATCGATCCGCGCACCATGGGCTCCCGATTGGTCGATGGACTCTATTTTTGCGGCGAGGTGATGGACCTTGATGGCGATACCGGTGGATATAACCTTCAAGCGGCATTTTCCACTGGATATGTTGCTGGGGAGGAAGCCGCCCGATCCTAGCGGTGTCTGGAATTCAGTTGTCAGTCGTCAGGTTTGAAAGTCTTTTTCTTCCCCCTCTCCCGTGAACGGGAGAAGGGATAAGGGCAAACTCTCCCAGCGGTTGGGAAGAGTGATCAATCATAACTTAACCGGAGCATCCTTCATTACCAGTTTTTGGAGCAGGAGGTATAGTGACGTACAAAGCCGATGTTACCATCATTGGGGCGGGAGTGGTCGGGCTGTCCATAGCTTCCCAGGTGGCAAAGACGGGAAGAAAGGTCTTCGTGCTGGAGAGGAATGCATCGTTCGGGCAGGAACAAAGCTCCCGCAACAGCGAGGTCATTCATGCAGGCGTCTATTACACCAAGGATTCCCTGAAAGCAAAGCTATGTCTGGAAGGCAACGCGCTTCTCTATGAACTTTGCGAGAAGATCGGGATAGCCTACCGGAAGTGCGGCAAGCTGCTGGTGGCAACCAGCGAGATGGAGGCGCAAAATCTGGAGAGGCTGTTTGAAATCGGCAGGAACAATGGCGCCCCTCTGAAAATGCTCTCCCGCAAGGAACTGGCCCGGCTTGAACCCAATGTGCGAGCCACCTCTTCTTTCTTATCTCCTACCACGGGGATTATCGACTCGCACACGCTCATGGGATATTTCCAAGCGCAAGCCCGGGAAAAAGAGGCTCAGATCGTTTACAGAACCGAGGTCATCGATATAGCGAAACTATCAGACGGATATGAAGTGAAGGTGACGGACCCCTCCGGCATTTCCACTTTCAAAACCAGAGTCCTGGTGAATTGTGCCGGACTTTACAGCGATAGAATGTCACAGATGGCCGGGATTGACATTCAGAAAGCCAACTACAAACTGCATTGGCTCAAAGGAGAATACTACAGCGTCAGCGGCGGCAAGAACAAAATGATCAACCGGTTGATCTATCCCGTACCCGGAGCTGTGAGCGTTGGAGTGCATGTGTGCTTTGATGTGAATTGGAGATTGCGTCTGGGCCCGCACCTTTATTATGTCAACGAAAAGAGCTACAATGTCGATGATTCGAGGCGGGAGGGTTTTCTGGTCTCCAGCATGATGAAAGCCCTGCCGTTCATCCAGCCCTCCGATCTGGAGCCTGAGTCGTCCGGCATACTGGCAATGCTTCAGGCAGAAGGGGAGGGATTGAAGGACTTTGTCATCAGACATGAGAAAGACAGAGGATTGCCCGGATTTGTGAACCTGGTGGGCATCGAATCCCCGGGCCTGACTTCTTCCCCGGCAATCGGCCGATACGTTGGCCGGATGATCGAAGGAATTTTGTAGAATAGATGAGCAGGATTCAGAACAGTTGAATCGGACGGCCAAACAAGCTAGAATCTAACCGATGCCGGGGTGGCGGAATGGCAGACGCGACGGACTTAAAATCCGTTGGCCGTTGAGGTCGTGCGGGTTCGAGTCCCGCCCCCGGCACTTCCCCTCCGCCTCTGCCATACATGGACAGTATCTTGGGCATTTCTGCATAAGGACTCCGCTCAATTTGATCTTTGGAGCAAACCGGCGAGAAGGGTTCTGTCTGCCTATAGAGAATTGAAAGAGTCGTCCCAATTCCCAAAACTCGGGGATTGGGACGACTCTTGACCATTTTCAACTGCCCTTAGTCCATACCGTAGACGATGTAAACGCTGACGCTGATCTCCTGCTCACCGGGGCTGATCGGCATGGAGGAAGAACCCTCATCCTTCGAGGCATAGTCCATGCGAACGGGGGAGACATACCCACTGCTCTCGCTGATAGAGATCGGGTCGTCAAGTTTCACCTTGGCGAGATTGGCCATCTGTTCCGCCTTAGCCCTGGCATCGGCAAATGCCTTCTCGCGAGCCTGCATCTGGTATGGAACAGGATATTCGATGGAGAAGTATATTCCCTGAACCCGGGTCAAGTCCCCACCAGCCACTGCTACTGCATCGATGATTTGACCGGCCTTACCCAAGTCTCTGATCTTAGCCGTTACCATGTTGGAGACTCGATAGCCCAACACGATCTGCTGTTGAGTATCCTCATCCCATTTGGTTATGGGATAGATGGAAAACTGCGAGGTCTGAATATCCTTATCAGCCAACCCGCCATTCTTTAGAGAGTCCATTACCTTGTTCATCGCATCGGCTGCCTGGGTCTGCGCCTCGTTCACTGTTTTGGCTTGGGCTTCGATGCCAAGGGTCACCGTCACCAGATCAGGCGTGGCCGATACTTTGCCTTCTCCGGTTACCGAGATGCCTGCTTGATTGCCGTTCTCAGCATCGGAATCACAGCATCCCGCTGCTCCAAAGAGGGTAAGCGCTACCACTATCGCCAGTACGGGTATCCAAATCTTTTTCATTTTATTCTTCTCCTTTCTCTGTCAATATCAGTTGCTGGCCCGAAATATTCACACAGTCGATACCTCCCTTCATGGCTGCCATGGTGCTAAGAATTGCTTCTTGGCTTTCACTGTATAAGACGTCGGGATGAATAGATAGTGCTCACTGCACTTGCGGAAAACTGCTCAATTGGCGGACCAGCCGGTTGGCGTTGCGCTCCCGATTGGAGGATGGATACAGTGATTTTAATCTACCAGAAAACGAAGTATGACTATCTAGTTGTCAATATGTTTTTGCCCATAATACACAGAACGACAAGGCACCCTTTGTGGAAAGCACTTGGGGGAAATGAGGATGGAGGGAACTATCCCTCCCGGATGGATACTACAATAGCGCGCTACCCTGTCTCATCACAACATCATCCGCTGCCTGTCACTCTCAACATCATAGCCCAGGTGAGAACGCCCTGCACTTCCGATTCGCCTTCCCGCCGGTGTGCGGATAATGAATCCCTTTTTCAGCAAGAACGGTTCAACAACGTCAACCAGAGTGTTCGGCTCTTCGTTAATAGTCGCGGCAAGAGCTTCAATGCCCACCGGTCCGCCTTTGTAGTTCTTCAGAACAGTGTTCAGGTAGAGTCGGTCGAGCTTATCCAGCCCGGCCTGGTCCACACCCTCCTTGGTCAGAGCCTCATCTGCCAGTTCCCTGGTGATCTTCCCATCGCCAGTCACCTCCGCGTAGTCCCTGACGCGGCGGAGCAACCGATTGGCAATCCGGGGCGTGCCTCGCGATCTTTTGGCGATCTCCACCGCTCCCTTCTCCTCAACTTGCACGCCTAGAATGCCAGCCGATCTCTTGACCACTTTGGTCAGCTCTTCAGGGGAGTAATAGTCCAGATGATAGCTCATGCCGAATCGATCGCGCAGTGGCGGAGACAGCATTCCAGCCCGCGTTGTGGCGCCGATCAGTGTGAAATGCTTGAGTTTGAAGGGAAGGGTCTTGGCATAAGCCCCTTTGCCATAGATGAAGTTGACCTCAAAATCCTCCATGGCAGAGTACAGATACTCTTCGATGGTGCGGGAAAGGCGGTGTATTTCATCAATGAAAAGAACCTCACCGTTATCGAGATTGGAGAGAATGCCCACAATATCCACCGGCTTCTCCAGCGCCGGACCGGCGGTGTGAGTGATCTTGGTCTGCATCTCGTTGGCGATGATATGGGCCAGCGTGGTTTTTCCCAATCCCGGCGGCCCGTGAAGGAGAACATGATCCAAAGGCTCGCCTCTGTTTTTGGCGGCAGTCAGAGCGATCGTCAGGCTCTCCACAAGCTCTGGCTGCCCGATGTACTCATCCAGAGTCGGAGGACGAAGGCTCAGGATAAAGCTCTCCTCATCCTCCCGCTGAATCGGGGCCCCTTTTGGCTCTTGATCTTCCCCCCTGATAGATGGCTCCCGGCTCACGTTCATTTCCTCTCAGATCGGAATATATCGCGGATCAGATCCTCAATATCTTTCACCCCGCGATTTCGTTCCAGGGCTTCTTCTACCTTTGCTTTGGCCTCCGCTCGCTTATAGCCTAGTCCGGCAAGGACCTCGATGGTCTCATCGGTGATGTCCTTCCGTACCACCTTGGGAATGCTATCATAGCCTTCATCTTTGAGCAGGGCAAACTCGGCCACTTTCTCCTTAAGCGTGGCGATGATCTTCTGAGCGGTTCGTGCGCCGATGCCAGGCATCTTTTCCAGAACCTTGGCATCCCCATCCTCAATGGCGTTAGCTACTGTTGACACGGAAAAGACGAAGGCTTTGGCCGCCTTGCTGGGACCGATATCTTCGACGGCGATCAACCGCTCGAAGAACCGTTTTTCGAATTCGCTGTTGAAGCCCACCAGCACCGGCCGGGGCTGCCTCTCTGAGACGTGATAGTAAATTTGCAGCGTAATTGGGTCTCCCTCTTTCTTTCCGCGATCAACAATTGACCGCATCACAAACGCTGGCAGCATCACTTCGTAGCCCACGCTGTTTACATCGACCACTATTCTCGATTTGTCTGGGTCAATGCTGCTGATGGCCCCGCTGAGATGAGAGATCACTTTACTGTCCTTTCCGGTTTCGCATGGCCTTAAACCCTCTTGCCCCCGATGGCAGCCATCACCGGACTATTGGCCGTCCAGTAATGGCAAATGGCTACCGCCAGTGCATCGGCCACATCATTGGGCTGAGGGATTTCCTTGAGCTTGAGCATGGCTTGAATCGCCCGTTGCATCTGGTCTTTTGACGCTCTGCCGCTACCGGTCAGAGTCGACTTGATCTGGGTTGAAGCATAGCTGGAAACCGGGATATTTTTCTTGGCCGCTGCCAGGCAAATCACCCCTCTGGCATGCCCCATCAGAATCGCGGTGGTGGGGTGTTCATAGTGGGAATAAAGCTGTTCCAACGCCAGGGATTCGGGGCGGAATTGGTCGAGCACTTCATCGATGCCGTCATACAGGCGGGAAAGCCTTACCTCCAGGGCATCTTCGGTAGAACCGGTGCGAATCGCTCCGCCTTCCAACAAAACAATATGGCGATCGGCGATCTCGATGACTCCGTAACCCGTCGTCTTCAACCCGGGATCAATCCCAAGAATTCTCATTTGCTTTCCCCTGAATCAGGCCCTCTTTTTATCTATTATCATAACACCCCAACGGCTGCGAAGATAGGTATCAGAACGTCTCTTCTGTCAAGCTACGGAAGGCTCATTGATTCAGGAATATGACAGCCCGGAAGAAAGAATCATAGTCATCCCCGTAAGAGCGGGAATTGGGTAGGGTGAGGGATGGATTTCTCTGGATTAAGCGCGGGGCAGGCCGGTCAATCACGGGACACTGTGCAACAATTAAGATGAGCGCGTTCCCTTTCCAGTGCGCC
The nucleotide sequence above comes from Dehalococcoidia bacterium. Encoded proteins:
- a CDS encoding type II secretion system protein, whose product is MIRFGKGQRRFTLVELLIAGGIMAVLASIAVPVVVHLRGGTQTDPAAVELVELSAVQDAIDVLMAYTGVDDLPTTSPISGFAAALCDTEGEATDDMTAFPYSDGDWALFPASGDKYLRSATTMGTYYVDSDGTVHQASTGY
- a CDS encoding helix-turn-helix domain-containing protein, whose translation is MNMENKDLSVEYITSGIAARLCGVSKVTVIRWIEDGHLRAFKLPKGHYRIDRDGFYRFLAEHSSPAFKEISNKEPNNTESRK
- a CDS encoding zinc-ribbon domain-containing protein — protein: MFCPKCGSENKDDGTVCEKCGAALKGGGSAKVQMEAVGHMIQSLPIKKILRYGGMAAIVIAFIAGILFDGKDPESGVFFEWLLWGILVAGVLAGLSALVAASKAGESETIMSLPVKNMLLYGAVLALFLGFLAGILFDAKDPDTSVLLQDLLWGVLTAGLLIGLSALIRPSQE
- a CDS encoding NAD(P)/FAD-dependent oxidoreductase; this translates as MTTKRVIVIGAGAGGMMAACRAAEMGADVLLLEKTLCPGNKILLTANRRCNLSNTRELDDFIAMYGPNGRFLYHAFRHYFREDLLAFLKHYGVETKIEGDGRVFPASEDAQDVVRAFERCMADHSVRLAKNIRVESILLDKGRVTGVKAGDEVYPTTTVILATGGSSYPQTGSSGDGYRLASAIGHTITALRPALIPLIVFETQRAKSMQGVSLSNVRLTAYQCPADAIDPSLTPTSDRGRGISGKQPAIPIIESRRGEMMITHFGISGPMVLLMSLAIVDALQNGPVSVSIDLFPDLNERQMRQRLQSEFDRYGKRGFRHLLDGLLPNKMVAPFIDMAAIPPEKRSHEIDAEERERLLSLLKSLRFNIKGPLSIAAAMVTAGGVSLKEIDPRTMGSRLVDGLYFCGEVMDLDGDTGGYNLQAAFSTGYVAGEEAARS
- a CDS encoding NAD(P)/FAD-dependent oxidoreductase, with the protein product MTYKADVTIIGAGVVGLSIASQVAKTGRKVFVLERNASFGQEQSSRNSEVIHAGVYYTKDSLKAKLCLEGNALLYELCEKIGIAYRKCGKLLVATSEMEAQNLERLFEIGRNNGAPLKMLSRKELARLEPNVRATSSFLSPTTGIIDSHTLMGYFQAQAREKEAQIVYRTEVIDIAKLSDGYEVKVTDPSGISTFKTRVLVNCAGLYSDRMSQMAGIDIQKANYKLHWLKGEYYSVSGGKNKMINRLIYPVPGAVSVGVHVCFDVNWRLRLGPHLYYVNEKSYNVDDSRREGFLVSSMMKALPFIQPSDLEPESSGILAMLQAEGEGLKDFVIRHEKDRGLPGFVNLVGIESPGLTSSPAIGRYVGRMIEGIL
- a CDS encoding SIMPL domain-containing protein (The SIMPL domain is named for its presence in mouse protein SIMPL (signalling molecule that associates with mouse pelle-like kinase). Bacterial member BP26, from Brucella, was shown to assemble into a channel-like structure, while YggE from E. coli has been associated with resistance to oxidative stress.), which encodes MKKIWIPVLAIVVALTLFGAAGCCDSDAENGNQAGISVTGEGKVSATPDLVTVTLGIEAQAKTVNEAQTQAADAMNKVMDSLKNGGLADKDIQTSQFSIYPITKWDEDTQQQIVLGYRVSNMVTAKIRDLGKAGQIIDAVAVAGGDLTRVQGIYFSIEYPVPYQMQAREKAFADARAKAEQMANLAKVKLDDPISISESSGYVSPVRMDYASKDEGSSSMPISPGEQEISVSVYIVYGMD
- the ruvB gene encoding Holliday junction branch migration DNA helicase RuvB gives rise to the protein MSREPSIRGEDQEPKGAPIQREDEESFILSLRPPTLDEYIGQPELVESLTIALTAAKNRGEPLDHVLLHGPPGLGKTTLAHIIANEMQTKITHTAGPALEKPVDIVGILSNLDNGEVLFIDEIHRLSRTIEEYLYSAMEDFEVNFIYGKGAYAKTLPFKLKHFTLIGATTRAGMLSPPLRDRFGMSYHLDYYSPEELTKVVKRSAGILGVQVEEKGAVEIAKRSRGTPRIANRLLRRVRDYAEVTGDGKITRELADEALTKEGVDQAGLDKLDRLYLNTVLKNYKGGPVGIEALAATINEEPNTLVDVVEPFLLKKGFIIRTPAGRRIGSAGRSHLGYDVESDRQRMML
- a CDS encoding Holliday junction ATP-dependent DNA helicase RuvA, which gives rise to MISHLSGAISSIDPDKSRIVVDVNSVGYEVMLPAFVMRSIVDRGKKEGDPITLQIYYHVSERQPRPVLVGFNSEFEKRFFERLIAVEDIGPSKAAKAFVFSVSTVANAIEDGDAKVLEKMPGIGARTAQKIIATLKEKVAEFALLKDEGYDSIPKVVRKDITDETIEVLAGLGYKRAEAKAKVEEALERNRGVKDIEDLIRDIFRSERK
- the ruvC gene encoding crossover junction endodeoxyribonuclease RuvC; translated protein: MRILGIDPGLKTTGYGVIEIADRHIVLLEGGAIRTGSTEDALEVRLSRLYDGIDEVLDQFRPESLALEQLYSHYEHPTTAILMGHARGVICLAAAKKNIPVSSYASTQIKSTLTGSGRASKDQMQRAIQAMLKLKEIPQPNDVADALAVAICHYWTANSPVMAAIGGKRV